GGCGAAGCCGGTAGAACCGAGCGCCGGTACGTCGCCAGAAATGTAAGCGCGAAGGAGCGAATCGGAGCGCTGCAGGAACACTTCGTGAAAGTGACCGCGAGGAATGACTCGCTCAACGGTGACCGGCAGGCTACTCGGCGTCTCATCACGACTGAACACGACGTCTTCGGGACGGATTCCGACAATATCCGTGCCCGCCACAATTCGGCCGTCTTTGTATGCGCCTTCGACCCGGTTCATCGTACCGATAAAGCCCGCGACGAATGCCGTCTTCGGCTGTTCGTAGAGCTCAGCGGGCGAGCTATATTGCTCAATCTTGCCTGCATTCATCACCGCGATGCGATCAGACATCGAGAGCGCCTCATCCTGATCGTGTGTGACAAAGACGGTCGTGATTCCGAGTCGTTGTTGGATCTCGCGGATGTCTTCACGCACCTTTAGCCGCAACTTGGCATCGAGGTTCGAGAGAGGTTCGTCGAGCAGCAACAGGTCGGGTTCCTGCACGAGAGCCCGGGCAAGTGCGACCCGCTGCTGTTCGCCGCCGGAGATCTGCGCTGGCCTGGACTCCCGGTGGTGCAAAAGGTTGACCATCTCAAGCATCGCGACAACGCGGCTTTCGATCTCATCCCTCGGCACCTTACGGAGCTTGAGCGGGAACGCAACGTTCTTGAATACCGTCATGTGCGGCCAGAGCGCGTAGTTCTGGAACACCATCGCGCTCGGGCGCTTCTCCGCGCCCAGCTTCGTGACATCGCGACCAGCCACGATGATCGAACCGCTGTCCGGGGACAGGAAGCCGGCGATCATGCGAAGGGTTGTTGTCTTTCCGCAACCGGATGGCCCGAGTAGCGAGACAAGCTCGCCTTCGTTCACCGAAAGATTGAGTTCGTCGATGATCGTGCGACCCCCGAGCGCCTTGTTCAAACCAGCAATTTGCAGACCGGAAATCGAGTTGCCCAGGCTGGCGGAATCAGTTGCCTCTCGGAGCGTGGTTCCTTGCGGTGTGCTCATGGCATACCTCCTTATCTGATCTGGAATCCCTCAGCGAGTTGGCCACCCATGATGCGCTTTCTGGCAACCATCAATAGGACCACGGACGGAATGGACATCAGGATTGAAAAGACTGCGGCGACCTGGTTCGGATAGTTCAAGACGAGTGTGTACATCTCGGTTGGCATGGTGAAGATCGTTGGAGCTCCAACAAGATAGGTACCCTGAGCCTCATCGAACGCGGCAAGAAACGACATCACGGCGGCGACTAGGATCCCCGGCATCGCCATTGGAAGCGTGATGCTGATGAACACACGAAGCTTGGAAGCACCGGCATCCCTCGCGGCCTCTTCAAGATTTCGAGGTACAGCGGCGAAGGCCGCAGCAGGGATCCAGGTCATGAAGATGATTGTGCCGAGAATCTGCACGATCATAATCCCTAGGACGGTGTTCATCAGATTGAGCGCGTAGAACAGGGTTGCGAGCGTCGCGAACAGCCCTATCTTCGGGAACGCGTTCACCGCGAAAAGGCCGACTAAAAAAGACTTCCTTGCTACGAAGTTGTACCGTGCGAACGCGTAGGCCGCGGGCAGGCAGATTACTGCCGATGCGATAACAACCAGCGGCGTAATGATCAACGAATTGAGCACGGCCGTTCCCAGCGCAGGGTCACTGAACACCTCAGACCACCAATGCAGCGTCCAGGAACGCGGGGCGAGGCTCGGATATGTCCAGCTCCCTGCGAATGCGTGGACCGCAAGCCAGAGCAACGGGCCGAGGATGAACAAGATCATGAAGGCGACGAAAATCGCGATCAGTACACTGCTCGCGACCCCGCCAGAGCGACCCGGGGCAACCTCTTGTGCGCGGCCACCAGCCCTGGCCCGCCGCGCGTGCACCTTGGCGAGAGTCAGTGGGGTGGCATCGATCGTGTCAGCCATCAGACTCTTCCCTGTGTCTTTGCTCCACGAAAGTTCGCCCACACGTAGTACACGGCGATTCCCGATGCGGCGATGAAAATCGCAAACGCCATAACAACGGATTGCTGAGGCTGATTGAACGAGGTGAAGTAGTTGGTGAGTTCGACACCTAGCATGTTCGGTGTATTCGGGCCAGTGAAATACGGCACTGTGAAGGAACCGATGACACCGATTGCTGTGAATGTGCCCGCAATCACTATGGGTACAAAGGCCATCGGAATCATCACCGACCAAGCGATGCGGAGAGTCCCGGCCCCAGCATCACGCGCAGCCTCGATCATCGCGTCGGGAATGGATTGCATCCCCGATGTAATCAGTAGGACTGCGAACGGAAGCGACACCCACACCGAACCAATCACAACGGCAACGACGGTGTATCCGAACGTCGGCCCCACCAGCCCGAATGTGGCGAAGATGCTCCGAAGAAATCCGTCAGGGGCGTAGAACGTGATGATGGCCCACGATCCGATTACCACGGGGATGAAGAGCGGAACCACCGCCAGGCCGGACAGGAACGTGGCGACCACGCCGCCCTTCATACGCAGGTACAAAGCGATGCCGAGCGCCATGAAGAGCACAACAGCGGAACTGATCAGAGTCACCACAACAGTGACTAGAAGGTCAGCGAGAAACCTCGCAGAGGTAAATACTTCCTCGTACGCGGCCAGCGTGCCCCACCAGTGCGTCGCCTGATGCACATTGAGCCCGATCGTGGAGACCACCGAGTTCAGGCCACCTGTGAAGCCCAGCGTGAAGCCCAAGGCGAGGATGACCGGAAGCCCGATGAACACCACGACCAGGAGGATGGGCGGCAGCGCCATGACAAAGCCGAGAGGGGAGAGCTTGGACGTCCTCTTGACGACCGCACCCTTCCCAGCGAGTCGCTTTCGTAGGGGGGCCGTCGTCATTATTTCCCAGGTACCTTCTGCGCCCACAGGTTGTTCATGTCTTGGTTCATTGACGCGAAGTACGTCGGTCGAAGGTTGCTCGAATCCGTGCCCTTGAACGTGGTTTGCACCGATGCCGGCAACTGATCGAGACTGATGACTGGGTACCCGGCAACCGTGGTGACCATCAACTCCTGAGCTTGCGGAGTGAGCAACCAATTGGCGACCGTCAAGGCAGCCTTCTGGTGGGTCGAGGTCTTTGGAATACCGAGATAAGCCGCTCCGCCCGTGAGTGATGGATTGGAGATCTGCGTGTACTTCGTCGTTGGAGGCAACTGTCCGCTCTTCAAGCCCGTCAGCAATTGGTCGGACCAGATCGGCGTCATATCGATTTGACCACTACCAAGCAAATCGATTGCCGCAACGTTACCGTTCAGATACACACCTTTCTGGTAAACGTAGGGGTTGAGGCTCGCAAGCTCCGCCAAGCCCTGATCCCAATGGCTCTCGAGACTCTTGTCGTACCCCGTCACCATCTGTTCACGAACCGCGGCTGGGACGTACTTGTCGAGGACAGCCGTCACGAACGACTGGCCAGCGCCGCCCGTGTTCGGCGTGTTGTACGTGAACTTGCCCGGGTTTGCCTTGATCCAAGCCAACAAGTCGTCCATTGTTTTGGGTGGAGTCTTCACCGCGTCCGAGTTGTACGCCAGCAGCACGGACGAGCCACGATACGGAATCCCGCTCGTGCCGCCTGCCTTCAGCGTGCTTGCCGGCACGTTCTTGAGATTCGGAATATTCT
The Rathayibacter sp. SW19 DNA segment above includes these coding regions:
- a CDS encoding ABC transporter ATP-binding protein — its product is MSTPQGTTLREATDSASLGNSISGLQIAGLNKALGGRTIIDELNLSVNEGELVSLLGPSGCGKTTTLRMIAGFLSPDSGSIIVAGRDVTKLGAEKRPSAMVFQNYALWPHMTVFKNVAFPLKLRKVPRDEIESRVVAMLEMVNLLHHRESRPAQISGGEQQRVALARALVQEPDLLLLDEPLSNLDAKLRLKVREDIREIQQRLGITTVFVTHDQDEALSMSDRIAVMNAGKIEQYSSPAELYEQPKTAFVAGFIGTMNRVEGAYKDGRIVAGTDIVGIRPEDVVFSRDETPSSLPVTVERVIPRGHFHEVFLQRSDSLLRAYISGDVPALGSTGFASITKAMTFRDGKLIMESAEGAGTTA
- a CDS encoding ABC transporter permease, which encodes MADTIDATPLTLAKVHARRARAGGRAQEVAPGRSGGVASSVLIAIFVAFMILFILGPLLWLAVHAFAGSWTYPSLAPRSWTLHWWSEVFSDPALGTAVLNSLIITPLVVIASAVICLPAAYAFARYNFVARKSFLVGLFAVNAFPKIGLFATLATLFYALNLMNTVLGIMIVQILGTIIFMTWIPAAAFAAVPRNLEEAARDAGASKLRVFISITLPMAMPGILVAAVMSFLAAFDEAQGTYLVGAPTIFTMPTEMYTLVLNYPNQVAAVFSILMSIPSVVLLMVARKRIMGGQLAEGFQIR
- a CDS encoding ABC transporter permease, with translation MTTAPLRKRLAGKGAVVKRTSKLSPLGFVMALPPILLVVVFIGLPVILALGFTLGFTGGLNSVVSTIGLNVHQATHWWGTLAAYEEVFTSARFLADLLVTVVVTLISSAVVLFMALGIALYLRMKGGVVATFLSGLAVVPLFIPVVIGSWAIITFYAPDGFLRSIFATFGLVGPTFGYTVVAVVIGSVWVSLPFAVLLITSGMQSIPDAMIEAARDAGAGTLRIAWSVMIPMAFVPIVIAGTFTAIGVIGSFTVPYFTGPNTPNMLGVELTNYFTSFNQPQQSVVMAFAIFIAASGIAVYYVWANFRGAKTQGRV
- a CDS encoding extracellular solute-binding protein, which encodes MKTHRGILATAVAAVGLLALAGCSSGSSPASSSSKDSVTVFISGGANIQDLWQKSLIPAFEKTHKGYSFKVILDLHGTHDTQTIAKLTSAAQTKKDPGYDLVDGAFISQVSQAGLLTPVSTKNIPNLKNVPASTLKAGGTSGIPYRGSSVLLAYNSDAVKTPPKTMDDLLAWIKANPGKFTYNTPNTGGAGQSFVTAVLDKYVPAAVREQMVTGYDKSLESHWDQGLAELASLNPYVYQKGVYLNGNVAAIDLLGSGQIDMTPIWSDQLLTGLKSGQLPPTTKYTQISNPSLTGGAAYLGIPKTSTHQKAALTVANWLLTPQAQELMVTTVAGYPVISLDQLPASVQTTFKGTDSSNLRPTYFASMNQDMNNLWAQKVPGK